One segment of Nostoc piscinale CENA21 DNA contains the following:
- a CDS encoding WD40 repeat domain-containing protein, which yields MLLSGGYDDSFQSGGVRTTDGKSFKAWNLNTGKLIHNFSLGTSIDALVISPDSKTFITGGLGRAIIVRDIITGKSVLELSGHGGGIYGLALSSDGQTLYSGSGDKSVKVWQIKP from the coding sequence ATGCTGCTAAGTGGTGGCTATGACGATAGTTTTCAATCTGGTGGAGTTAGAACTACAGATGGTAAAAGTTTCAAAGCTTGGAACTTGAATACAGGAAAGCTAATTCATAATTTTTCTTTGGGTACAAGTATTGATGCGTTAGTTATCAGCCCCGATAGCAAGACATTTATTACTGGCGGTTTAGGTAGAGCAATTATAGTGCGTGACATCATCACTGGAAAATCAGTCTTGGAGTTGAGTGGACATGGAGGTGGCATTTATGGACTTGCCTTGAGTAGTGATGGTCAGACTTTATATAGTGGTAGTGGTGATAAATCTGTTAAAGTTTGGCAAATCAAACCTTAA
- a CDS encoding WD40 repeat domain-containing protein, whose product MFTSLPIVADTLHVATKADKPQRLKLTLSGHTEPVRALALAPNGQFLASGSDDKTIKLWNPNTGALLRTLTGHKERIKSIVITPDAQTLISTSFDNSIKFWNTQTGEQIRTIGEKTGVRDMLLTPDGKTLISGSGDTTIKFRNLKTRKIDRILKVETTALAISRDGKTLYSGGENGGKIRVWNMLTGKEIRSFTPPLPKKRRPDYWFGKSIISNYSCC is encoded by the coding sequence ATGTTTACAAGCCTTCCAATTGTAGCAGATACGCTTCATGTTGCTACAAAAGCTGATAAACCGCAGCGTTTGAAATTAACTTTATCAGGGCATACTGAACCTGTTCGTGCATTAGCTCTTGCACCCAATGGTCAATTTCTTGCTAGTGGTAGTGATGATAAAACAATCAAGCTTTGGAATCCAAATACAGGTGCATTGCTTCGGACTTTAACTGGACATAAAGAGCGGATTAAATCAATAGTAATTACTCCAGACGCTCAAACTTTGATTAGTACTAGTTTCGATAACTCCATCAAATTTTGGAATACGCAAACAGGCGAGCAAATTCGCACAATTGGCGAAAAAACAGGAGTGAGAGACATGTTGTTGACCCCAGATGGAAAAACTTTAATTAGTGGTAGTGGTGATACAACTATCAAATTTCGGAATCTCAAAACTCGAAAAATTGATCGCATCTTGAAAGTAGAAACAACAGCACTTGCAATTAGTCGTGACGGTAAAACTCTCTATAGTGGCGGTGAAAATGGCGGCAAAATTCGGGTTTGGAATATGCTAACAGGTAAAGAAATACGCAGTTTTACCCCACCCCTACCAAAAAAAAGAAGACCTGATTACTGGTTCGGAAAAAGCATCATCTCCAATTACTCTTGCTGTTAG
- a CDS encoding diflavin flavoprotein gives MSIATITPSRPRDVQVAEIGQDTIILRSRTWDRLKFEVEYSRQKGTTANSYLIQADKKAVIDPPGESFTEIYIQELTQHLDLATLDYIILNHVNPNRRTTLKVLLSHAPQATIICSRPAANALKSTFPELESHIQAVRSEDTLDLGQGHVLSFVTVPTPRWADGLCTYDSASKILYTDKFFGAHICEDKLFDEDWKKLDAERRYYFECLHAPQAKQVEVALDKLATLGARYYAPAHGPVVRYSLSRFTYDYRQWCQGQKSQEFSVALLYASAYGNTAIVANAIAQGLIQNGINVESIDCELVETAEITRIIEACDGFIIGSPTLGGHAPTQIQTALGIVLSTAAKTKLAGVFGSYGWSGEAIDLLESKLTDANYRLGFETIRVRFSPTTETLQQCKDAGATFAQTLKKTKKLRVPRQAVTEAQVDRTEQAVGRVVGSLCVVTTRDQNSHKGILTSWVSQATFNPPGIMIAISPEQNADLMRHPGDKFVLNILKEGRNVRRYFSRQSTSGDNPFANLSTQTATNGCLILDDALAYLECTVQNQLECGDRWLIYAVVDKGEMLTNDGITAIEHRKSGSFY, from the coding sequence ATGTCTATTGCTACTATCACACCCAGCCGTCCTAGAGATGTCCAGGTTGCGGAAATTGGACAAGATACAATTATTTTGCGATCGCGCACATGGGACAGGCTAAAATTTGAGGTTGAATATTCCCGCCAAAAAGGCACTACAGCAAACTCTTATTTAATTCAAGCCGATAAAAAAGCTGTAATTGACCCGCCTGGTGAATCTTTTACCGAAATCTACATTCAGGAATTAACACAACATTTAGATTTAGCAACCCTAGATTACATTATTCTCAATCACGTCAACCCAAACCGCCGCACCACCTTGAAAGTATTGCTGTCTCATGCACCGCAAGCGACAATAATTTGTTCTCGTCCGGCGGCTAATGCTTTAAAATCTACCTTTCCCGAATTGGAGTCACACATTCAAGCGGTACGTTCAGAAGATACTTTAGATTTGGGACAAGGCCATGTGTTGTCATTCGTGACTGTACCGACTCCCCGTTGGGCAGATGGACTCTGTACTTATGATTCTGCGAGTAAAATTCTGTATACAGACAAATTTTTTGGCGCACATATCTGCGAAGATAAGCTTTTTGACGAAGACTGGAAAAAATTAGACGCAGAACGCCGTTATTATTTTGAATGTCTTCATGCACCCCAAGCTAAACAAGTCGAAGTTGCTTTAGATAAATTGGCAACATTAGGTGCAAGATATTATGCACCCGCACATGGCCCGGTTGTGCGTTATAGTTTGAGTCGGTTTACTTATGATTATCGCCAGTGGTGTCAAGGGCAAAAATCCCAGGAGTTTAGCGTCGCCTTATTGTATGCTTCTGCTTATGGGAATACGGCAATTGTAGCGAATGCGATCGCTCAAGGATTAATTCAAAACGGCATTAATGTAGAATCAATTGACTGCGAACTAGTAGAAACAGCCGAAATCACGCGCATTATCGAAGCTTGCGATGGCTTTATTATCGGTTCCCCCACTTTAGGCGGTCATGCACCCACCCAAATTCAAACAGCCTTGGGGATAGTTTTATCAACAGCTGCCAAAACCAAATTAGCCGGTGTCTTTGGTTCCTACGGCTGGAGTGGTGAAGCCATTGATTTATTAGAAAGCAAACTCACAGATGCAAATTATCGCTTAGGTTTTGAAACCATTAGAGTGCGCTTTAGTCCCACTACTGAGACTCTGCAACAGTGTAAAGATGCAGGTGCTACATTTGCTCAAACTTTGAAAAAAACCAAAAAACTCCGTGTTCCCCGCCAAGCCGTTACAGAAGCACAAGTAGACCGCACAGAACAAGCGGTAGGACGAGTAGTTGGGTCTTTGTGTGTGGTAACAACTCGTGACCAAAACAGTCACAAAGGAATTTTAACTTCTTGGGTATCACAGGCAACTTTTAATCCACCCGGAATTATGATTGCAATTTCTCCAGAACAAAATGCTGATTTAATGCGTCATCCCGGCGATAAATTTGTGTTGAATATTCTCAAAGAAGGTAGAAATGTGCGCCGCTATTTTTCCCGCCAAAGTACTTCCGGCGATAACCCATTTGCTAATCTTTCTACTCAAACTGCTACTAATGGTTGTTTGATTCTTGATGACGCATTAGCCTATTTAGAATGCACAGTCCAAAATCAACTAGAATGTGGCGATCGATGGTTGATTTATGCTGTTGTAGATAAAGGTGAAATGTTAACTAATGATGGCATAACCGCTATTGAACATCGCAAATCTGGTAGTTTTTATTAA
- a CDS encoding diflavin flavoprotein, which translates to MVALTENTSILSNPSRLTIQTIKIAAQTTAIRCLDWDRERFDVEFGLRNGTTYNSFLIQGEKIALVDTSHRKFEQLYLEILTGLIEPTKIDYLIISHTEPDHSGLVKDILQLAPDITVVGAKVAIQFLENMVHQPFKSITVKSGDRLDLGNGHELEFISAPNLHWPDTIFTYDHKTGTLFTCDVFGMHYCDDHTFDENLAIIEEDFHYYYDCLMGPNARSVLAALKRIEKLEIATVATGHGPLLKHHITEWLDRYQTWSLEQTKTEQFVAIFYTEDYGYSETIARYTAHGITRTGVVVELVPLNSTEPQEIRELVSQAAGLVIGMPPQSAIVAQTALSTILAAAHHKQAIGLFESGGGEDEPVYPLRNKFQEIGLTEAFPPILIKETPTRVTEQLCDEAGTDIGLWLNRDRAIKQIKSINTDLEKALGRISTGLYIITAKKEEIQSAMFASWVTQASASPLGVAIAVAKERAIESLMHVGDRFVLNVLEEGNYQGYMKHFLKRFPPGSDRFAGVKTYPAANGCPILADALAYMECEITSRMDCGDHWVIYSTVQTGRVANINGLTAVHHRKVGNHY; encoded by the coding sequence ATGGTTGCACTTACAGAAAATACTTCAATTCTTTCTAATCCATCACGTTTAACTATCCAAACTATTAAAATTGCTGCTCAAACTACTGCAATTCGTTGCCTTGATTGGGATAGAGAACGTTTTGATGTTGAGTTCGGTTTACGTAACGGCACAACATATAATTCTTTTTTAATTCAAGGTGAAAAAATTGCTTTAGTTGACACTTCTCATCGCAAGTTTGAGCAATTGTACTTGGAAATATTAACAGGATTAATTGAGCCGACCAAGATAGATTATTTAATTATTAGTCACACAGAACCAGACCATAGTGGACTAGTTAAAGATATCCTGCAATTAGCGCCAGATATTACTGTTGTAGGTGCAAAAGTGGCAATCCAATTTTTAGAGAATATGGTTCACCAGCCATTTAAATCGATCACCGTCAAAAGTGGCGATCGCTTGGATTTAGGTAATGGTCATGAATTAGAATTTATCTCAGCGCCTAACTTGCACTGGCCGGACACAATCTTTACTTACGACCACAAAACAGGCACTCTCTTTACCTGTGATGTATTTGGGATGCACTACTGTGATGACCATACCTTTGATGAAAATTTAGCCATCATTGAAGAAGATTTTCATTATTACTATGATTGCTTAATGGGGCCAAATGCCCGCTCAGTTTTGGCTGCTTTAAAACGCATTGAGAAATTAGAAATAGCTACAGTCGCCACTGGTCACGGGCCATTATTAAAGCATCACATTACTGAATGGCTAGACCGCTATCAAACTTGGAGTTTAGAACAAACTAAAACTGAGCAATTTGTTGCTATATTCTACACAGAAGATTACGGTTACAGTGAGACCATTGCACGTTATACTGCACATGGCATTACCAGAACTGGAGTAGTAGTAGAATTAGTTCCTCTCAACAGTACTGAACCGCAAGAAATTCGGGAATTAGTTTCACAAGCTGCGGGTTTAGTCATCGGAATGCCACCCCAATCTGCTATAGTTGCCCAAACAGCATTAAGTACAATATTAGCTGCGGCTCATCATAAACAAGCAATTGGTTTATTTGAGTCGGGAGGTGGAGAAGATGAACCAGTTTATCCATTGCGTAACAAGTTTCAAGAAATTGGCTTAACTGAAGCTTTTCCACCAATTTTAATTAAAGAAACTCCCACCAGAGTCACAGAACAATTGTGTGATGAAGCCGGGACAGATATCGGACTCTGGTTAAACCGCGATCGCGCCATTAAACAAATCAAATCCATCAACACTGATTTGGAAAAAGCTCTTGGACGTATTAGCACAGGCTTATATATCATCACCGCTAAGAAAGAAGAAATTCAAAGCGCCATGTTTGCTTCTTGGGTGACACAAGCCAGCGCCAGTCCTTTAGGTGTAGCCATTGCTGTGGCGAAAGAACGCGCCATTGAATCATTAATGCACGTAGGCGATCGCTTTGTCTTAAACGTCCTAGAAGAAGGGAACTACCAAGGTTATATGAAACACTTCCTCAAGCGTTTTCCTCCTGGTAGCGATCGCTTTGCTGGCGTGAAAACCTATCCTGCTGCTAATGGTTGTCCAATTCTCGCTGACGCTTTGGCTTACATGGAATGTGAAATTACCAGCCGTATGGATTGTGGTGATCATTGGGTGATTTATAGTACCGTGCAAACTGGAAGAGTAGCAAACATCAACGGACTCACCGCCGTTCATCACCGCAAAGTTGGAAATCACTACTAA
- a CDS encoding 1-aminocyclopropane-1-carboxylate deaminase/D-cysteine desulfhydrase: MSSIFLPPPTQQIHSNIIESAGVEISVLRLDLMHPWVNGNKWYKLKYNLLEAKARNFTTLLTFGGAYSNHIFATAAAGKLFGLQTIGVIRGEETLPLNPTLSFALEQGMQLVYMNRTSYKQRNSPELQAELRERYGEVFIIPEGGCNLNGVLGCTEILQQAENFDIVCVACGTGTTFAGILLSLIPQQKGIAFPVLKNGEFLQQEIETLLQNYLAADLPVSNKSVCAWELICNYHFGGYAKVNDELLKFSQQFQQIYGIPLDYVYTAKMFYGVMDLLQQGFFSKGDRILLIHTGGLQGNLGIQQKTDKFKT; this comes from the coding sequence ATGTCATCAATATTTCTGCCTCCACCGACACAACAAATTCATAGCAACATCATCGAAAGTGCTGGTGTGGAAATATCGGTACTGCGTCTCGACTTGATGCACCCTTGGGTTAACGGTAATAAGTGGTATAAGCTGAAATACAACTTGTTAGAGGCAAAAGCAAGAAATTTCACCACATTGTTAACATTTGGCGGTGCTTATTCTAATCACATTTTCGCCACCGCCGCCGCAGGTAAGTTATTTGGTTTGCAGACAATTGGTGTGATTCGCGGTGAAGAAACGCTACCACTAAATCCGACGTTGAGTTTTGCGCTAGAACAAGGGATGCAGCTTGTTTATATGAATCGCACTAGTTATAAACAACGCAATTCTCCAGAATTACAAGCAGAACTCCGAGAACGTTACGGTGAGGTGTTTATTATTCCTGAAGGTGGATGTAATTTAAATGGTGTGCTGGGCTGTACAGAAATCCTCCAACAAGCAGAAAATTTTGATATCGTTTGCGTTGCTTGTGGAACGGGTACGACTTTTGCCGGGATTTTACTTTCACTGATTCCACAGCAAAAAGGAATTGCTTTTCCTGTTCTCAAAAATGGTGAATTTCTGCAACAAGAAATTGAAACGCTATTGCAGAATTATCTAGCGGCTGATTTACCTGTGTCAAACAAATCTGTGTGTGCGTGGGAATTAATTTGTAATTATCACTTCGGCGGTTATGCCAAAGTTAACGATGAATTACTAAAGTTTAGCCAGCAATTTCAGCAAATCTACGGTATACCTTTAGATTATGTATACACTGCCAAGATGTTTTATGGTGTGATGGATTTATTACAGCAGGGGTTTTTTAGTAAAGGCGATCGCATTCTACTAATTCATACTGGCGGCTTACAAGGAAATTTAGGTATACAACAAAAGACCGATAAATTTAAAACTTAG
- a CDS encoding NADPH-dependent FMN reductase, which translates to MVKIVGIGGSLRPNSYTQLALQVAAQRLQAIGADVEILDIRQLQLPFCNGEKEYPGYPDVKRLRDTVSGADGLILATPEYHGGVSGVLKNALDLMSFEELSGKVTGLISVLGGQSNSNALNDLRLIVRWVHGWVIPEQIAIGQAWSAFNPEGKLLDEKLSQRFDDFAQSLVDSTRKLKGIN; encoded by the coding sequence ATGGTAAAAATTGTGGGCATTGGTGGTAGTTTAAGACCTAACTCTTACACACAGTTGGCTTTACAAGTAGCAGCCCAAAGATTACAAGCCATAGGTGCAGATGTAGAAATTTTGGATATACGGCAACTACAGCTACCATTTTGCAACGGTGAAAAAGAATATCCCGGTTATCCTGATGTCAAACGCTTGCGTGATACTGTCAGTGGTGCCGATGGATTGATTTTGGCAACACCAGAGTATCACGGCGGTGTAAGTGGCGTATTGAAAAACGCTCTGGATTTAATGAGTTTTGAAGAACTATCAGGAAAAGTCACAGGACTCATTAGCGTTTTGGGAGGTCAATCTAATAGCAACGCCCTGAATGATTTACGCTTAATTGTGCGCTGGGTACATGGTTGGGTGATTCCAGAACAAATCGCCATCGGTCAAGCCTGGAGTGCTTTTAACCCAGAAGGTAAGTTGTTAGATGAAAAACTTTCCCAAAGATTTGATGATTTTGCTCAAAGTTTAGTTGATAGCACACGCAAACTCAAAGGCATCAATTAA
- the ftsH gene encoding ATP-dependent zinc metalloprotease FtsH, producing the protein MMLPNIVGGTPALAQRADREISYGELIRRTEKGEVKKVELDETEQTAKVYLQGQKPDTPPLQVRLLNQNTELINKLKAKNVEFGEVSSANSRAAVGLLINLMWILPLVALMLLFLRRSTNASNQAMNFGKSRARFQMEAKTGVKFDDVAGVEEAKEELQEVVTFLKQPERFTAVGARIPKGVLLVGPPGTGKTLLAKAIAGEAGVPFFSISGSEFVEMFVGVGASRVRDLFKKAKENAPCLIFIDEIDAVGRQRGAGIGGGNDEREQTLNQLLTEMDGFEGNTGIIIIAATNRPDVLDAALLRPGRFDRQVIVDAPDLKGRLEILQVHARNKKIDESVSLEAIARRTPGFTGADLANLLNEAAILTARRRKDAITILEINDAVDRVVAGMEGTPLVDSKIKRLIAYHEIGYAIVGTLLEDHDPVQKVSLIPRGQSRGLTWFTPDEEHFLMSRSQLLARITARLAGRAAEEVIFGLPEVTGGMRENRKLELATAIARQMVTQYGMSEIGQFCLEAPNNEVFLGRDWMNKSEYSEEIAAQIDRKVREIVNQSYDTAKRLIQENRTLVDHLVEILIEQETIEGEQFRQIVAEYQSQPVADGATVAVPN; encoded by the coding sequence ATGATGTTGCCCAATATTGTGGGCGGTACACCAGCCCTGGCACAAAGAGCTGATCGCGAAATTAGTTATGGCGAGTTGATTAGAAGAACCGAAAAAGGCGAAGTTAAAAAAGTCGAGTTAGACGAAACCGAACAAACCGCCAAAGTATATTTACAAGGGCAGAAGCCAGATACACCACCGCTACAAGTCAGACTTTTAAATCAAAATACAGAGTTAATTAATAAGCTCAAAGCCAAAAACGTCGAGTTTGGGGAAGTTTCTTCTGCTAACAGTCGGGCTGCTGTTGGGTTGTTAATCAACCTGATGTGGATTTTGCCACTGGTAGCATTAATGTTACTATTTTTGCGTCGCTCCACCAATGCTTCTAACCAAGCGATGAACTTTGGCAAATCCAGAGCGCGTTTCCAAATGGAAGCCAAAACAGGGGTAAAATTTGACGATGTAGCAGGTGTAGAAGAAGCCAAAGAAGAACTACAAGAAGTCGTCACCTTTTTGAAACAGCCAGAAAGATTTACGGCCGTTGGCGCACGTATTCCCAAAGGCGTGTTGTTAGTCGGCCCTCCAGGTACAGGTAAAACATTACTAGCAAAAGCGATCGCTGGAGAAGCTGGCGTACCATTTTTTAGCATTTCCGGTTCGGAATTTGTGGAAATGTTTGTCGGTGTGGGTGCTTCTCGTGTGCGTGACTTGTTTAAAAAAGCCAAAGAAAATGCGCCTTGTTTGATATTTATTGATGAAATTGACGCAGTAGGTAGACAACGGGGTGCGGGTATTGGTGGCGGTAACGATGAACGGGAACAAACCCTCAACCAATTGCTCACAGAAATGGATGGTTTTGAAGGTAATACAGGCATCATTATTATCGCTGCTACCAACCGTCCTGATGTTTTAGACGCAGCCTTGTTACGTCCTGGACGCTTTGACAGACAAGTAATTGTCGATGCGCCAGATTTAAAAGGGCGATTGGAAATATTGCAAGTTCATGCCCGGAATAAGAAAATTGACGAGAGTGTTTCATTAGAAGCGATCGCCCGCCGGACACCGGGTTTTACAGGTGCAGATTTAGCCAACTTACTCAACGAAGCGGCAATTCTCACCGCCAGAAGACGCAAAGATGCCATCACCATCTTAGAAATTAATGATGCAGTTGACCGCGTAGTGGCGGGTATGGAAGGTACACCCTTAGTAGATAGCAAAATTAAACGCTTAATTGCTTATCACGAAATTGGTTACGCCATCGTTGGAACCTTGCTCGAAGACCATGACCCAGTACAAAAAGTCTCTTTGATTCCGCGCGGACAGTCACGGGGTTTAACTTGGTTCACCCCCGACGAAGAACATTTTCTCATGTCGCGATCGCAGCTATTAGCCAGAATTACCGCCAGATTAGCTGGTAGAGCCGCCGAAGAAGTAATTTTTGGTTTACCAGAAGTCACTGGTGGAATGCGCGAAAATCGTAAATTAGAATTAGCGACAGCGATCGCGCGACAAATGGTCACACAGTATGGTATGTCCGAAATTGGGCAATTTTGCTTAGAAGCGCCTAATAACGAGGTATTTTTGGGGCGTGATTGGATGAACAAATCCGAGTATTCCGAAGAGATTGCCGCCCAAATTGATCGGAAAGTGCGGGAAATTGTCAATCAATCCTATGACACTGCAAAACGCCTGATTCAAGAAAACCGCACATTAGTTGACCATTTAGTAGAGATTTTGATTGAACAAGAGACCATTGAAGGAGAACAATTCCGTCAAATTGTCGCTGAATATCAAAGTCAACCGGTAGCTGATGGAGCGACAGTGGCTGTACCTAATTAA
- a CDS encoding VOC family protein: protein MTLEKEPKIAGIYEVCIGVPDPIFAIQYWEQFGYRIGQVGQLAAATAYQLYGVNSAVRSIRLYHQNADHGLIRLMVWQNPTNQGLGLASMKTKGNRWATTLTSDILTILNHAEEAKTAGFSVRYSIPYWEVIYNKERKSRPFIDQTVGVREMLLLQPLTRQVLFQRFGYTIPNYGHINEASVFKTSQFTHIGIIVQDDSKTSLKFYEEVLGLLRVRDDVETSYESSPAGRDLFDLKPGEKFIVTTFDDPRSSQTDLMAARSGRLYVIRFPEAMHVESRFEAAQPGSLGMSLYTYRVQCIEEYCDRIKSSQVLNFTNIIENEFREKSFSFTAPDGYFWNLVENV, encoded by the coding sequence ATGACCCTAGAAAAAGAACCTAAAATAGCAGGGATATACGAAGTATGTATTGGTGTTCCCGACCCAATTTTTGCCATTCAATATTGGGAACAATTTGGTTATCGTATTGGGCAAGTTGGTCAATTAGCTGCGGCTACAGCCTATCAATTATATGGTGTAAATTCTGCTGTGCGTTCCATTCGCCTATATCATCAAAACGCAGATCATGGGTTGATTCGGTTGATGGTTTGGCAAAATCCTACGAATCAAGGTTTGGGGTTAGCATCCATGAAAACCAAGGGAAATCGTTGGGCAACTACCCTCACTTCTGATATTTTAACAATTTTAAATCATGCGGAAGAAGCCAAAACTGCTGGTTTTTCAGTGCGATATAGCATTCCCTACTGGGAAGTAATTTACAACAAGGAACGCAAAAGCCGCCCTTTTATCGACCAAACTGTCGGGGTACGAGAAATGTTACTACTGCAACCCTTAACTCGACAAGTTTTATTTCAAAGATTTGGTTACACCATCCCAAATTACGGACATATCAACGAAGCATCGGTATTTAAAACCAGTCAATTTACCCATATAGGAATTATTGTTCAAGACGATAGCAAAACTAGCCTGAAGTTTTATGAAGAAGTTTTAGGTTTGTTGCGCGTGCGAGATGATGTCGAAACTAGCTATGAATCTTCACCCGCAGGTCGAGATTTATTTGACCTCAAGCCAGGGGAAAAATTTATCGTCACAACTTTTGATGATCCCCGTTCTTCCCAAACTGACTTAATGGCGGCGCGGAGTGGGAGACTTTACGTGATTCGTTTTCCCGAAGCGATGCACGTAGAATCACGGTTTGAAGCCGCCCAACCAGGAAGTTTAGGGATGTCGTTGTATACTTACCGTGTGCAGTGCATCGAGGAATATTGCGATCGCATTAAGTCCAGTCAGGTGCTAAATTTTACAAATATCATCGAAAATGAGTTTCGAGAAAAAAGTTTTTCTTTCACTGCACCAGACGGCTATTTCTGGAATTTAGTAGAGAATGTGTAG